TGATGAGCCGTCCAACGGAATCCGACGGAAGGACTTGCCACACGGATGTCACGCGCCCGGTCAGACCTGTCGGCGACTCGATCGGCCCTCCGAATAGGAAGCGCACGTCGTAGATGGTGACTTTTGGTGGTTGGGAGACACTGCTCGGCAGTGTCGGATGCGCCAGAAGCGCTGCTGCCAGCAGGTTGGGCTCAAACGGATCAAAACCGCAGTTGATGAAATATCGAGCTTTCGGCCCACCATTCGGATGGGACAATTTCGGAAGGTAACCAGATATCTTGAGGGTATCGATTGCGAATCTAATGGGTGGCACTGGGTGCAAGGTCTGCACGCGTTGCCCCCGGTATCAGCTCCAGCTTCGCCAGCTCGACGGTCGCGAGGACCGGGATCGGATGGCCGTTCTCTGAAAATCTCT
This sequence is a window from Methylobacterium sp. SyP6R. Protein-coding genes within it:
- a CDS encoding DUF6883 domain-containing protein, with protein sequence MQTLHPVPPIRFAIDTLKISGYLPKLSHPNGGPKARYFINCGFDPFEPNLLAAALLAHPTLPSSVSQPPKVTIYDVRFLFGGPIESPTGLTGRVTSVWQVLPSDSVGRLITAYPF